One genomic window of Trichlorobacter lovleyi includes the following:
- a CDS encoding electron transfer flavoprotein subunit beta/FixA family protein produces the protein MLIVACIKQVPDTTQVKIDPVTNTLIREGIPFIMNPYDTHAMEAALQLKDQFGCRVAVLSMGPPNAEATLRKALSAGVDRAILLSDRVFGGADTLATSKVLAAAIAKLNAEVEPVGLVICGKQTIDGDTAQVGPGIAVRLGYQQLTLVDKVEELDLTNKKLVVSRKLEGRHERVQAPLPAMLTVVRELNRPRYPTVPMRLAAATAEVEVWNNEVLQLDPQTIGLKGSPTWVSKIFSPERDKGEIVGDGYADPEGTVDLLLGKLMEKDLLPL, from the coding sequence ATGTTGATAGTAGCCTGTATCAAACAAGTCCCTGATACGACCCAGGTCAAGATAGACCCGGTTACCAACACCCTGATACGTGAAGGGATCCCCTTCATCATGAACCCCTACGATACCCACGCCATGGAAGCCGCGCTGCAACTGAAAGACCAGTTCGGCTGCCGGGTTGCAGTGCTTTCCATGGGACCCCCCAACGCAGAGGCAACCCTGCGCAAGGCGCTGTCTGCCGGCGTTGATCGTGCCATCCTGCTGTCCGACCGCGTCTTTGGCGGGGCCGACACCCTGGCCACCAGCAAGGTGCTGGCAGCAGCCATAGCCAAGCTGAATGCGGAGGTTGAACCGGTGGGGCTGGTCATCTGCGGCAAGCAGACCATTGACGGCGACACCGCACAGGTCGGCCCGGGCATTGCCGTCCGCCTGGGCTACCAACAACTGACCCTGGTGGACAAGGTGGAAGAACTGGACCTGACCAATAAGAAGCTGGTGGTCAGCCGCAAGCTGGAAGGCCGGCATGAGCGGGTGCAGGCGCCCCTGCCGGCCATGCTGACCGTCGTGCGGGAACTGAACCGTCCCCGCTACCCCACCGTACCGATGCGCCTGGCTGCTGCAACCGCAGAGGTTGAGGTCTGGAATAACGAAGTATTGCAACTCGATCCCCAGACCATTGGTCTGAAGGGCTCCCCCACCTGGGTATCCAAGATCTTCTCACCGGAACGCGACAAGGGTGAAATTGTAGGGGACGGCTATGCCGATCCGGAGGGAACGGTTGATTTATTGCTGGGTAAACTGATGGAAAAGGATCTGCTACCACTATGA
- the gdhA gene encoding NADP-specific glutamate dehydrogenase: MAKLDEKIESIYNDVLKRNPGEIEFHQAVLEVLESLGPVVVKHPEYLERKIIERICEPERQIIFRVPWQDDKGQVHINRGFRVEFNSSLGPYKGGLRFHPSVYLGIIKFLGFEQIFKNSLTGLPIGGGKGGSDFDPKGKSDDEVMRFCQSFMTELYRHLGEHTDVPAGDIGVGGREIGYMFGQYKRITNRYEPGVLTGKGLTWGGSLVRTEATGYGATYFINEALKVRKDTFEGKTCLVSGSGNVAIYTIEKIHQLGGKCVACSDSNGVIYHEKGLDLDLIKQLKEVERRRISDYALAHKDAKYIPNGNIWDIPCQVAMPSATQNEINGKDAAKLVKNGCIAVGEGANMPTTPEGVKVFLDAKIAYGPGKAANAGGVATSALEMQQNAQRDSWTFEDTEAKLENIMKNIHANCYETAEEYGAPGNYVLGANICGFIKVANAMVAHGLV, encoded by the coding sequence ATGGCCAAGCTGGATGAAAAAATCGAAAGCATCTACAACGACGTACTCAAGCGCAACCCGGGTGAAATTGAATTCCATCAGGCCGTACTGGAGGTTCTCGAATCCCTTGGGCCTGTTGTTGTCAAACATCCTGAATATCTTGAGCGCAAGATCATTGAACGGATCTGTGAGCCGGAGCGTCAGATCATCTTCCGGGTACCCTGGCAGGATGACAAAGGCCAGGTGCATATCAACCGTGGTTTCAGGGTTGAGTTTAACAGCTCTCTGGGACCTTACAAGGGCGGTCTGCGTTTTCACCCTTCGGTCTACCTGGGAATCATCAAGTTCCTCGGTTTTGAGCAGATCTTTAAAAACTCGCTGACCGGCCTGCCGATTGGTGGCGGCAAGGGCGGTTCGGACTTTGATCCCAAGGGTAAGTCCGATGACGAGGTGATGCGTTTCTGCCAGAGCTTCATGACCGAGCTGTACCGCCACCTGGGTGAGCATACCGACGTGCCGGCTGGTGATATCGGTGTGGGCGGCCGCGAAATCGGCTATATGTTCGGCCAGTACAAGCGGATCACCAACCGTTATGAGCCGGGCGTCCTGACCGGCAAGGGGCTGACCTGGGGCGGTTCGCTGGTGCGGACCGAGGCCACCGGGTATGGTGCCACCTACTTCATCAACGAGGCCCTGAAAGTACGCAAAGATACCTTTGAAGGCAAGACCTGTCTGGTATCCGGCTCCGGTAACGTGGCCATCTATACCATTGAAAAGATCCATCAGCTGGGCGGTAAGTGCGTTGCCTGCTCAGACTCCAACGGCGTGATTTACCATGAAAAAGGCCTTGACCTCGACCTGATCAAGCAGCTGAAAGAGGTGGAGCGTCGCCGTATCTCCGACTATGCCCTCGCCCATAAAGATGCAAAGTATATTCCAAACGGCAACATCTGGGACATCCCTTGTCAGGTGGCTATGCCGTCTGCAACCCAGAACGAGATAAATGGTAAGGATGCCGCCAAGTTGGTTAAAAACGGCTGTATCGCTGTCGGTGAAGGTGCCAATATGCCCACCACGCCGGAAGGGGTCAAGGTGTTCCTGGATGCCAAGATTGCCTACGGACCGGGCAAGGCTGCCAACGCAGGAGGCGTTGCCACCTCGGCGCTGGAGATGCAGCAGAACGCCCAGCGTGATTCCTGGACCTTTGAGGATACCGAGGCCAAGCTGGAAAACATCATGAAAAACATCCATGCCAACTGCTACGAGACCGCTGAAGAGTATGGCGCACCGGGTAACTATGTACTGGGTGCGAACATTTGTGGATTTATCAAGGTCGCCAATGCTATGGTAGCCCACGGACTGGTCTAG
- a CDS encoding aspartate kinase: MASVVQKYGGSAVTSPEQIRKIAERIIQSYNDRNDVVVVISARAGETNRLIEMAQEMCPRQTGSEYDLLISAGEQVSIGLLALCISSLGYKVRTYLGWQVPIITDSLHTRASIEYIDPAKIRADLNHGAIVLVAGFQGIDRSGTITTLGRGGGDTSAVALAHALGAEVCELYSDVDGIFTADPAICDDARKIEKISYDEMLELASQGARGVQIRAIEYAKKHSVTIHVRSAFTAERGTLVVKEHMPMEGVVVTGIVADKNEAKIAVLGVPDKPGSAAKILTGLADKDISVDMIVQNVGQDGLADITFSISKTDLEKAHQITTQIAKEVNAREVLADRNISKVSIVGLGMKNHAGVAARMFTALAYNNINIQMISTSEIKVSVAIEEKYTELAVRVLHEAFKVDQCSG, from the coding sequence ATGGCATCTGTTGTTCAAAAATATGGCGGCTCCGCAGTTACCTCTCCGGAGCAGATCAGGAAGATCGCCGAGCGGATCATTCAGTCCTACAACGACCGGAATGATGTGGTGGTGGTCATCTCGGCACGGGCAGGTGAAACCAACCGCCTGATTGAGATGGCCCAGGAGATGTGCCCGCGCCAGACCGGCAGTGAATATGATCTGCTGATCTCCGCCGGGGAGCAGGTCTCGATCGGTCTGCTGGCGCTCTGTATCAGCTCCCTGGGCTACAAGGTCAGAACCTATCTGGGCTGGCAGGTGCCGATCATCACCGATTCGCTGCATACCAGGGCCTCCATAGAATATATTGATCCGGCAAAAATAAGGGCAGACCTCAACCATGGTGCCATTGTGCTGGTTGCCGGATTCCAGGGGATTGATCGCAGCGGCACCATTACCACCCTGGGGCGGGGCGGTGGTGACACCTCTGCCGTTGCCCTGGCCCACGCACTGGGAGCAGAGGTGTGTGAACTGTACTCTGATGTTGACGGCATCTTTACTGCAGACCCGGCCATCTGCGATGATGCCCGCAAGATTGAGAAGATTTCCTACGATGAGATGCTGGAACTGGCCAGCCAGGGGGCGCGGGGCGTCCAGATCCGTGCCATTGAGTACGCAAAGAAGCATTCAGTGACCATTCATGTCCGCTCGGCCTTTACTGCCGAACGGGGCACCCTGGTCGTAAAGGAGCATATGCCTATGGAAGGTGTGGTTGTTACCGGGATTGTGGCAGACAAGAATGAGGCAAAGATCGCGGTGCTCGGCGTGCCCGACAAGCCGGGCAGTGCCGCTAAGATCCTGACCGGTCTGGCTGATAAGGATATTTCAGTTGATATGATTGTCCAGAACGTGGGGCAGGATGGTCTGGCTGATATCACCTTCTCGATCTCAAAGACCGATCTTGAAAAGGCGCACCAGATTACCACCCAGATTGCCAAAGAGGTCAATGCGCGGGAGGTGCTTGCCGACCGGAACATCAGCAAGGTCTCGATTGTCGGCCTGGGTATGAAAAATCACGCCGGTGTGGCAGCCCGGATGTTTACCGCACTGGCCTACAACAACATTAATATCCAGATGATCTCCACCTCGGAAATCAAGGTCTCGGTGGCCATTGAAGAGAAGTACACCGAACTTGCCGTGCGGGTCCTGCATGAGGCCTTCAAGGTGGATCAGTGCAGCGGGTGA
- a CDS encoding TonB-dependent receptor plug domain-containing protein, which translates to MVFRKLQHSLRVVLSAIFLIAWLAPALLQAAETPDEDTLDLFTAWREETASATRSPKPLSQTAENVSVVTAREIKALNAHTLADVLDLVPGLQLSHNGGPGIVAYPMIQGASFEHVLLLLDGIPLTNVGSNFSDVSTIPARIIERVEIVKGPASTAWGSALGGVINVITKSPERERAVSGTATASIGDRSTSDSSLELSGSSNRLGYYLSAGFLGSDGLVPFTSINSSTYHGRLTWDLPNQGQLYTQFNGTFSRQGDLYVPSYDLTQQDDKRLLNVLVGLRQPLTERLELAISGYHTFLRQESAYYNISDGVVWWGQSPDLPKAFATESSLGGTASLTWRGEQQLLVLGADYRHLEITSNSVDTYTYSPYSRQANRWGLFLNDTITLGSVSITPGVRLDHPQTAPHQFSASLGATWQVTDNTLLRAYLARGYGMPVLTPQYDPRPTKILSAQIGAENTSIPYLWLKASLFRNMTWGADTEQQLAQGTELEVKTKPVFHTALGAGWTYADTHRTSDGATVHGDKPTQTLKLSLSYDDSIFRGMLTGRHIFWNNAPDDHGKNGLIWDLHLGATLFQHENTALELFFSGRNLFNSRYYSRDVFPNVGRWFEGGLRVKF; encoded by the coding sequence ATGGTATTCCGCAAACTTCAACATAGCCTACGGGTTGTGCTGTCAGCGATCTTTCTAATCGCCTGGCTTGCGCCTGCCCTGCTGCAGGCTGCTGAGACGCCGGATGAGGATACCTTAGATCTGTTCACGGCCTGGCGAGAAGAGACTGCCAGCGCCACTCGTTCCCCCAAACCGCTCTCCCAGACTGCTGAAAATGTCAGTGTTGTTACGGCCCGTGAGATCAAGGCGCTCAACGCCCATACTCTGGCTGATGTGCTGGATCTGGTGCCGGGCCTGCAACTTTCCCACAACGGTGGCCCCGGTATCGTCGCCTATCCGATGATTCAGGGCGCCAGTTTCGAACATGTGCTGTTGCTTTTGGATGGCATCCCCCTTACTAATGTTGGTTCCAATTTTTCAGATGTAAGCACTATTCCAGCCCGGATCATCGAGCGGGTGGAGATCGTCAAGGGACCGGCCTCCACCGCCTGGGGGTCAGCCCTGGGCGGAGTGATTAACGTCATTACCAAGTCACCGGAGCGGGAACGTGCTGTCAGCGGCACTGCCACAGCCTCCATCGGTGACCGCAGCACCAGTGACTCTTCTCTGGAGCTGAGCGGCAGCAGCAACCGTCTTGGTTACTATCTGTCTGCCGGTTTTCTGGGCAGTGACGGTCTGGTTCCCTTCACTAGCATCAACAGCAGCACCTACCATGGCCGCCTGACCTGGGACCTGCCCAACCAGGGCCAGCTTTATACCCAGTTTAACGGTACCTTCAGCCGCCAGGGCGACCTGTACGTCCCCAGCTATGACCTGACCCAGCAGGATGATAAGCGCCTACTCAACGTGCTGGTCGGTCTGCGCCAACCCCTGACCGAGCGCCTGGAGCTGGCAATCAGCGGCTATCACACCTTTCTTCGTCAGGAATCAGCCTATTACAACATCAGTGACGGCGTGGTCTGGTGGGGGCAATCGCCGGACCTGCCCAAAGCCTTTGCGACAGAAAGCTCGCTGGGGGGCACTGCCAGTCTAACTTGGCGGGGTGAGCAGCAGTTGTTGGTGCTTGGCGCTGACTACCGTCACCTGGAGATCACGAGCAACTCGGTTGATACCTATACCTACAGTCCCTATAGCCGCCAGGCCAACCGCTGGGGGCTGTTCCTGAACGACACCATCACCCTGGGTAGTGTCAGTATCACCCCTGGTGTGCGGCTGGATCACCCCCAGACCGCCCCGCATCAGTTCAGTGCCTCCCTGGGCGCCACCTGGCAGGTAACTGACAACACCTTGCTGCGGGCCTACCTGGCCCGGGGCTACGGCATGCCGGTGCTGACCCCGCAATACGACCCTCGGCCCACCAAGATCTTGAGCGCCCAGATCGGGGCTGAGAACACCAGTATCCCCTACCTCTGGCTCAAGGCCTCCCTGTTCCGCAATATGACTTGGGGGGCTGACACCGAGCAACAGTTGGCGCAGGGAACCGAACTTGAAGTAAAGACCAAACCGGTGTTCCATACAGCTCTGGGAGCCGGTTGGACCTATGCCGATACCCACCGCACCAGCGACGGCGCGACGGTGCATGGTGACAAACCAACCCAAACCCTGAAACTCTCCCTGTCCTATGACGACTCTATCTTCCGGGGCATGCTTACCGGCCGCCACATCTTCTGGAACAATGCACCAGACGATCATGGCAAGAACGGCCTGATCTGGGATCTGCATCTGGGAGCCACCCTGTTCCAGCATGAGAATACCGCCTTAGAACTGTTCTTCTCCGGCCGCAACCTGTTCAATAGCCGCTATTACAGCCGGGATGTCTTTCCCAACGTTGGCCGCTGGTTTGAAGGCGGACTGCGGGTGAAGTTCTGA
- a CDS encoding ABC transporter substrate-binding protein produces the protein MRRLVLCIVALALLVPSLAQAYDLLVLQSKRSPAYDEVLKGFSERRNVSRRVIVLSDYAEVDVVRIAREDRPTLILAVGDTALAAARKVRTIPVVALMSLDLRRTQAAQPNLTGIDMFVAPENYCNLLHQMKVRRVGIVYNPARSGWYLRQARQAAERAGIVLVAREVTDPRDTLARLASLAGKVDALWMLPDVTAVTRETAEAYFHFSQQQAVPVVSFAANYLGLGAAAVFEIDRAALGRQASEMVTSLLDGEGIESTSLSFPHGVILKTNAGILKRLGASLDE, from the coding sequence ATGCGGCGCCTGGTCCTGTGCATAGTCGCCCTGGCGTTGTTGGTTCCCTCATTGGCCCAGGCCTATGACCTGCTGGTGCTGCAGAGCAAGCGCAGCCCGGCTTACGATGAGGTGCTGAAAGGGTTTAGCGAGAGGCGGAACGTTTCCCGGCGGGTGATTGTGCTGTCCGACTATGCCGAGGTGGATGTGGTCCGGATTGCACGGGAGGACCGTCCGACGCTGATCCTGGCAGTGGGAGACACGGCCCTGGCAGCGGCCCGCAAGGTACGCACCATCCCGGTGGTGGCCCTGATGTCACTTGATCTGCGCCGGACGCAGGCGGCCCAGCCGAACCTGACCGGCATCGATATGTTTGTGGCACCGGAAAACTATTGCAATCTGCTGCATCAGATGAAGGTGCGCCGTGTGGGGATAGTCTATAATCCCGCCAGAAGCGGCTGGTATCTCCGTCAGGCGCGGCAGGCTGCCGAAAGGGCAGGCATCGTGCTGGTGGCGCGCGAGGTGACGGACCCCCGCGATACCCTGGCCAGGCTTGCGTCGCTGGCCGGCAAGGTGGATGCGCTCTGGATGCTGCCGGATGTCACGGCGGTAACCAGGGAAACGGCAGAGGCCTACTTCCATTTCAGTCAGCAACAGGCGGTGCCGGTGGTGTCGTTTGCCGCCAACTACCTGGGGCTGGGGGCAGCTGCCGTGTTTGAGATCGATCGTGCGGCCCTGGGACGTCAGGCCAGTGAGATGGTGACATCACTGCTTGATGGAGAGGGCATTGAGAGTACCTCGCTAAGCTTTCCCCATGGCGTCATACTCAAGACCAATGCCGGCATCCTGAAGCGCCTGGGGGCATCCCTTGATGAATGA
- a CDS encoding hybrid sensor histidine kinase/response regulator, which produces MLRCVRWSNIRTRFQCKLFLIFTLLTFLIVSTLSVLFIIHEIQKSKTAAAALLRLQVEYLAEAIRLPLFAENTELLRQMAEQAARLPEVRAVVISAPDGRVLAAVYPASSSGGSEEVLRQRIEVCSNPQTGSPIESLVDGHDTPSLLGSVRIERGTADMDRAVRKLIAWSVALALLFWLAVSLLSHLVLRQLTRSFNNLMSGIAALQDGEYGTLIEVDSDDEPGRAAAAVNGLARSLQQRSEENRQAKEELLQAKSEAEAANSAKSEFLANMSHEIRTPMSGLIGNAQLLRLTQLNAEQTGYLANIETDAKNLMSLINDVLDISKIEAGKLELESAPFSLRSCVAQLLKSQESRIAAKAIVLTQEIAADLPDSLFGDQLRLKQILYNLVGNAIKFTTKGEIRVVVELLERHDDKARFCFSVSDTGIGIKPEAREKIFAPFIQADATVSRRFGGTGLGLSICSRLVQQMGGEITVESQEGKGSTFSVTLPFLINSQPLPQQEALPQDKKPTWEGAPLRILLADDSETNCMMLSILLSRFGHSVTPAGDGAEVLQQWQKGGFDVVLMDIQMPVMDGMETTRIIREHESKNGGHLPIIALTAHAMKETREHMLGSGFDGYVAKPIDLGVLHAEMKRVVLQDGGQAG; this is translated from the coding sequence ATGTTACGATGCGTCAGGTGGTCAAACATCCGTACCAGGTTTCAATGCAAGCTCTTCCTGATCTTTACCCTGCTGACCTTTCTGATCGTCTCCACACTCAGTGTCCTCTTTATTATCCATGAGATTCAAAAATCAAAAACAGCTGCGGCTGCACTTCTCCGGCTGCAGGTAGAGTATCTGGCTGAAGCGATCCGGCTGCCGCTGTTTGCAGAAAACACCGAGCTGCTGCGTCAGATGGCTGAACAGGCCGCCCGGTTGCCGGAAGTCCGCGCGGTGGTGATCAGCGCACCGGACGGCAGGGTCTTGGCGGCGGTCTACCCTGCCTCATCGTCCGGCGGCTCTGAGGAGGTACTCAGGCAAAGGATCGAGGTCTGCAGCAATCCCCAGACCGGCTCGCCGATCGAGTCCCTGGTTGATGGACATGATACGCCGTCACTACTGGGCAGCGTGCGGATCGAACGTGGTACGGCCGATATGGATCGGGCCGTCCGTAAGCTGATTGCCTGGTCAGTGGCCCTGGCCCTGCTCTTCTGGCTGGCAGTCTCTCTGCTCAGCCATCTGGTGCTGCGGCAGCTGACCCGTTCATTCAATAATCTGATGAGCGGTATTGCCGCCCTGCAGGATGGCGAGTACGGTACCCTGATCGAGGTTGATTCCGATGATGAGCCGGGCCGTGCTGCGGCAGCAGTCAACGGCCTGGCGCGTTCGCTGCAACAGCGTTCCGAGGAGAACAGACAGGCCAAGGAGGAGCTGCTGCAGGCCAAGTCCGAAGCTGAGGCTGCCAATTCCGCCAAGTCTGAATTTCTGGCCAACATGAGCCATGAAATCCGTACCCCCATGAGCGGGCTGATCGGCAATGCCCAACTGCTGCGCTTGACCCAGCTGAACGCTGAGCAGACGGGGTACCTGGCCAACATTGAGACTGATGCGAAAAACCTGATGTCGTTAATCAACGACGTGCTGGATATCTCCAAGATCGAGGCCGGAAAACTCGAACTTGAGAGTGCGCCGTTCAGCCTGCGTAGTTGCGTTGCTCAACTGCTCAAGTCGCAAGAGTCGCGGATAGCCGCCAAGGCGATTGTGCTTACGCAGGAAATCGCTGCCGATCTCCCTGATAGCCTGTTCGGCGATCAGTTGCGTCTCAAGCAGATCCTGTACAATCTGGTGGGGAACGCCATCAAATTTACCACTAAGGGTGAGATCCGGGTCGTGGTTGAGCTGCTGGAGCGCCATGATGATAAGGCCCGCTTCTGCTTCAGCGTCAGTGACACCGGTATCGGTATCAAGCCGGAGGCACGTGAGAAGATCTTTGCACCGTTTATTCAGGCTGATGCCACCGTCAGCCGTCGCTTCGGCGGCACCGGTCTGGGGTTGTCGATCTGCAGCCGGCTGGTCCAGCAGATGGGCGGGGAGATAACCGTTGAGAGCCAGGAAGGGAAAGGCAGCACCTTCTCCGTCACCCTGCCGTTCCTGATCAACTCCCAGCCGCTGCCGCAGCAGGAAGCGCTGCCACAGGACAAAAAACCGACGTGGGAGGGGGCTCCATTACGAATTCTGCTGGCGGATGACAGTGAAACCAACTGCATGATGTTGAGTATTCTGCTCTCCCGCTTCGGCCACAGCGTCACACCGGCAGGTGATGGGGCTGAGGTGCTGCAGCAGTGGCAAAAGGGTGGTTTTGATGTTGTCCTGATGGATATTCAGATGCCGGTGATGGATGGTATGGAGACGACCCGGATTATCAGGGAACATGAAAGCAAAAACGGTGGACACCTCCCCATTATTGCCCTGACGGCCCATGCGATGAAAGAGACGAGAGAACATATGCTGGGTTCCGGTTTTGACGGCTATGTCGCAAAGCCGATCGACCTTGGTGTCCTGCATGCTGAAATGAAGCGGGTGGTGCTGCAGGATGGGGGGCAGGCTGGATAA
- the uvrC gene encoding excinuclease ABC subunit UvrC, giving the protein MELRDSIRSFPTAPGVYLMRDTNGTILYVGKARNLRQRVSNYFGATDGRPQVRFLMARVNSIEFTITDTEKEALLLENTLIKQHQPRYNLNLKDDKTFFSLRIDLTERFPRFTVVRKVSRDGARYFGPYASASAAREVLRQLQRMFPLRHYPLKTCLNRSRPCLYHQIGQCSAPCHNLITAAEYSLLVEGAILFLEGKSRDLVNGFKQRMKEAAEGLRYEEAARWRDLLKAIDTTLERQKMVSQGGDSDILGLASSEEQLAIAVLFVRGGSLSGSMILHGSGGLDTADTLAAFIQHYYSAERFIPDELLLPLTLDTGSTLEEWLSELKGRKVHLHQPRRGTKLDLVNLAARNAQAALTEKSAASQGIARTLAELQQKLALPQLPRRIECYDISTLQGRHSVGSGVAFLDGLPDKERYRRYRIRNSQGQDDFGMLQEVFARRFAAERIEQWGLPELVVVDGGIGQLNSTLSVLAELGLSERLAVVSLAKSRVKGDGKDIHLERTEERVFLPGRRNPVRLRQDSAPLKLLAAIRDEAHRFAIGYHRSLRDRETLRSTLREIPGIGPKLERLLLTRFGSLEGIKNAAVEELATVAGISQELARLIKT; this is encoded by the coding sequence ATGGAACTTCGCGACAGCATCCGCAGCTTTCCCACCGCCCCCGGCGTCTACCTGATGCGGGATACCAACGGCACGATCCTTTATGTTGGCAAGGCCCGTAATCTGCGACAACGGGTCAGCAACTACTTCGGTGCGACCGATGGACGCCCCCAGGTCCGTTTCCTGATGGCACGGGTCAACTCGATTGAATTCACCATCACCGACACCGAAAAAGAGGCCCTGCTGCTGGAAAACACCCTGATCAAGCAGCATCAGCCGCGCTACAATCTCAACCTGAAGGACGACAAGACCTTCTTTTCGCTCCGTATCGACCTCACTGAGCGTTTTCCCCGCTTCACGGTGGTGCGCAAGGTCAGCCGCGACGGCGCACGTTATTTTGGCCCCTACGCCTCTGCCAGCGCAGCCCGGGAGGTCCTGCGTCAGCTGCAGCGGATGTTTCCGCTGCGCCACTACCCGTTAAAGACCTGCCTGAACCGCTCACGCCCCTGTCTGTATCACCAGATCGGCCAATGCAGCGCCCCCTGCCATAACCTGATTACAGCCGCGGAGTACAGCCTGCTGGTGGAGGGGGCGATCCTGTTCCTGGAAGGGAAAAGCAGAGATCTGGTGAATGGCTTCAAACAGCGGATGAAGGAGGCTGCCGAGGGGCTGCGCTACGAAGAGGCAGCCCGCTGGCGTGACCTGCTCAAGGCGATTGACACCACCCTTGAGCGCCAGAAGATGGTCAGCCAGGGCGGCGACAGCGACATCCTCGGACTGGCCAGCAGCGAAGAACAGCTGGCGATTGCCGTGCTGTTCGTGCGGGGCGGCAGCCTGTCCGGCAGCATGATCCTGCATGGCTCGGGGGGGCTGGATACTGCCGACACCCTGGCCGCCTTCATCCAACACTACTACAGCGCTGAACGTTTTATTCCCGACGAGCTGTTGCTGCCGCTGACGCTTGATACCGGCAGCACCCTGGAGGAGTGGTTAAGCGAACTGAAGGGCAGGAAGGTACATCTGCACCAGCCCCGGCGTGGCACCAAGCTCGATCTGGTCAACCTGGCGGCCCGCAATGCCCAGGCCGCGCTGACTGAAAAATCAGCAGCCAGCCAGGGCATTGCACGAACCCTTGCAGAGCTGCAGCAGAAACTTGCCTTGCCCCAGCTGCCCCGCCGGATTGAGTGTTATGACATCTCCACCCTGCAGGGGCGTCATTCCGTCGGGAGTGGCGTAGCCTTCCTGGATGGCCTGCCGGACAAGGAGCGCTACCGGCGCTATCGGATCAGGAACAGTCAGGGACAGGACGATTTCGGGATGTTGCAGGAGGTCTTTGCAAGGCGCTTTGCAGCGGAACGGATCGAGCAGTGGGGGCTGCCGGAGCTGGTGGTGGTGGATGGCGGTATCGGACAGCTGAACAGCACCCTGTCGGTGCTGGCTGAGCTGGGACTTTCAGAGCGGCTGGCAGTTGTGTCGCTGGCCAAAAGCAGGGTCAAAGGGGACGGCAAGGATATCCACCTGGAGCGCACTGAAGAACGGGTCTTTCTGCCGGGCCGCCGCAACCCGGTCAGACTGCGGCAGGACTCTGCCCCACTGAAGCTGCTGGCAGCCATCCGGGACGAGGCACACCGCTTTGCCATCGGGTACCACCGCAGCCTGCGGGACAGAGAAACGCTGCGTTCAACCCTGCGGGAGATTCCCGGTATCGGGCCGAAACTTGAGCGGCTGCTCCTGACACGATTTGGTTCTCTGGAAGGGATTAAAAATGCCGCGGTTGAGGAACTTGCCACCGTGGCAGGCATCAGTCAGGAACTGGCGCGATTGATTAAGACCTAA